Part of the Tetragenococcus koreensis genome, GAAACCAGTTGCAGTTACAGGTGTAACTTTATCTAAAGAAAGTTTAACACTTGAACCAGGTGCTAAAGGCTCTACACAAGCAACAGTACAACCAAGCAATGCTACTAATAAAGGTGTGAAGTTCACATCAAGCAATGAAGCAGTAGCAACAGTAGACGGTAAAGGTGAAATCACTGCTAAAACTGAAGGTAGTGCAGATATCACAGTAACAACTGTAGATGGTGGCAAAACAGCTAAATTAAAATTAACTGTTAAAAAAGCAGTAGTTAATGTAACTGGTGTAACGGTTGAACCTAAAACAGCAACACTAGATATTGGTGGTACGCAACAATTAACTGCAAAAGTAGCACCTGCAAACGCTAGTGACAAAACAGTTACTTATACAACTAAATCATCTGGCATAGCTACTGTGAGTGCTACAGGCTTAATTACTGCTAAAGCAGAAGGTAAGGCGCAAATTGTAGCAACTACAAAAGATGGTGCTAAAACAGCAGTGTGTGACGTTACAGTGAATGCAGTTGAAGAACCTGAACCTGAACCAGAAGAACCAGATACAGAAGAATAACACTATTGAGGGCTTTAAGCCCTCTTTTTATTTGCAAATAAAAATCAAAATACACAATAAAGGGAGTAATATATTATGGCAAAACGTAACTTTATTAAATTAGTACAAGTAGACAAAAAAGGTAACGCAGTAACTGACACAGAAGGCAACGCAAAATACGACACATTCATTACCCCAACTCAAATTCCGTTTCGTAAAATTTATGATGCAGCGGACTTGATGGATACTCAAGAAGAAGCAAAATCTACCAAAGAAAATATGGATGAAATGCTAGACATGGTTGTAGACATTTACAACAAGCAATTCACAAAAGACGACTTACTAGACAGACTTCACGCACCAGATGCAGTAGAAGAATTACAAGGACAAATTGAATTTATCGCACAAGGACAAATGGACGAAGAGCGCCAAAAAAAGTTAGCTCAAATGATATAAAATCTCTATCTTATAAAGAACATAAAGAAAACATGAAAAAACTCATGCTCCAAATGATGAAAGAAGGCGGAAAGGATATCAATGAAATTTTAGATATGCCTTTCGCTTTCTTCATGGAGTTAGTTGACGAAAGTAATAAGAAAAACGTCAAGAAAACGGACAGCATGATTCAAGCATTTATGTAATACATCTCACAGGTAAGGAGGTGAAGCAATGGCAGAAAGAATAAAAGGTCTGCAGATTGACTTAAGTCTTGACAGCATGAACGTCAGCAAAGGCTTAGCAGGTGTAAAGCGTGAAATGCGTGCATTAAACTCCAGTATGAAAGTGTCTAACAACAACTTCAAAAACGGAGATAAATCTGCGTCTGCATATAAAGATCGCATGAGTGAACTGCAAACAGCTGTGGACGGCAGCTCAAAACATTTAGATCAATTAAAATCCGCCCACGCTGATGTGGTTGCAGAACAAGGCGCTGGGTCAAAAGCAGCGCTTGGCTATGCTAACGAGATCAATCGTGAAACTGATACATTAAATATGTTTCAGTCACAATTGCAAAGTGTTACAGATGAGTACAGGAATAATTATTCTGTTGGTGGAAAAATTAGCAATACATTTAAATCAATTGGTTCAAGCATGCAAACAGCCGGCGATAAGATGCAAGGCGTAGGTAAATCGTTTACCAGCTATATTACAAAGCCAGCCGGTATTGCTGCAACTGCTGTAGGCGGATTAACGGCTAAGCTTGGTTTTGATCGACTCGTTGGGCTTGATACAGCCAAAGCTAAGCTAGAAGGATTAGGCTACTCAACTAAAGAAGTTGGGTCCATCACAGACCAAGTTACCAAAGCTATTGACGGTGGTATGACCACGATGGCAGAGGGGACCGACGTTGCAGCCGGTGCATTAGCAGCAGGCGTAAAAGA contains:
- a CDS encoding Ig-like domain-containing protein; this encodes MADTLKVYKGEKVVGSAVRGEDGKAKVTVGGLEANTDYPVGTYKVSFSNEHGESGKVDVPQFKTKPVAVTGVTLSKESLTLEPGAKGSTQATVQPSNATNKGVKFTSSNEAVATVDGKGEITAKTEGSADITVTTVDGGKTAKLKLTVKKAVVNVTGVTVEPKTATLDIGGTQQLTAKVAPANASDKTVTYTTKSSGIATVSATGLITAKAEGKAQIVATTKDGAKTAVCDVTVNAVEEPEPEPEEPDTEE
- the gpG gene encoding phage tail assembly chaperone G, whose translation is MAKRNFIKLVQVDKKGNAVTDTEGNAKYDTFITPTQIPFRKIYDAADLMDTQEEAKSTKENMDEMLDMVVDIYNKQFTKDDLLDRLHAPDAVEELQGQIEFIAQGQMDEERQKKLAQMI
- the gpGT gene encoding phage tail assembly chaperone GT, with the protein product MKKLMLQMMKEGGKDINEILDMPFAFFMELVDESNKKNVKKTDSMIQAFM